AAGTCCATTAACGGGTTCGTCCAGAATAATCACCTTAGGCGATCCCATCAACGCATTCGCAATTCCAAGTCTTTGCTTCATACCCATTGAGTAGGATTTAAAGGGTTTTTTCACCCCTGCCAAATCAACAAGCTTTAAGACACGATCAATTTCTGTTTTATCTTGAATCCCTTTGAGAAGTCTAAAGTAGTTGAGATTATCATAGGCATTCAAATAGGAGAAGAAGCTAGGCCCGTTCATGAATCCAATATTGTGTCTTCCAACGCGAAGCCCTGAATCGGATGGATCACCAAACAATGCGATATCCCCATTTGTTGGTTGTGTGAGTCCCATTAAAAGTTTAAAGAGTGTTGACTTACCGGCACCATTTCGACCGATAAGACCGTAGATGTCACCAAATTCAAGGGATAGTGAGACGTTGTTTACCGCTGCATAATCACCATAATTTTTCGTGAGATTGTGTGTTTTTATAACTGTTGTCATAATATGTCACCTTTCTTTCATGGGAAAAGTATAGCAATGAAAGTTTAAATTCATTGTAAGTAAGTCTTAAATAAGTCTTAAATCGATAATTTATAGCCTAAACCCCAAATTGTGTCGATTGATATTTTCGCATTATGGTCTGCAAGTGTTTTTCGAAGGCGTGAGATATGAACGGACAAGGTATTATCGTCACCATAATAGGTGTCCTCCCATATCTGTTCGTAGAGTGTTGCTTTTGTGAAGACACGATTAGGGGCACGCATCATGAAAACAAGAAGTTCTTGTTCTTTGAGCGTGAGTGTCAAAGGCGCATCATCACAAAAAAATGTACGGGATGCTTCATGATAAGTGACATTATTAACACGAATTACTTCTGGTAAGACTTCTTTGGGTGAACGTTTTCGTAGTTGAACTTGAACGCGGGCTAAGACTTCCCGATTATCAAAAGGTTTAGTAATATAATCATCTGCTCCAAGTTCTAGAAGGTTTACACGATTTGAGACATCCGAGAGCGCGGATATGATAATGAAAGGGGATGTTGTTAAAAGGCGTGCCTGTTGAATTACTTCAGCTCCAGAAAGGCCGGGGAGCATTAAGTCCAAGAGCACACAATCAAAAGAATCAGATTCTATAAGACGCAGTGCTTCAGTGCCTGAGTAGGCTTGGGTTATCGTGTAGTGTGGTGAAAGTAATTCAAAGAGCAATTGGTTTATTTCATTATCATCTTCTACGATTAGGATGTTCATATGATCCCTCCCATTTTATTAATATCATAGCATTTCATCAGGATGCTTTCAACGCTTGTGTTGGTGTGATTGGATAAATATCAGGGATGAATTTAGACGCATACGTACAATCAAAGAAAAGGTTAAGCTATTGATTCATATCGCTTTATCAAGATGTGTGACTATGGAGTGAACTACCCGCCACTAAGCATACGCTCGAAGTGGGGGCTTCTTGAGAACAAAGCAAACTTAATCGACATTCCTGTCGACCAGCGGTCACTTTTATTTATCAAGCTATCCCCGATGTCCCATCGGTTTATTGTTTTTCATTCTTAGGATTGATGCGAAAGTCTTAATCCTTCATTCAGGATATTGATGCTTGCATTCAAATCACGATCGTGTGTGATGTTGCAGTTGGAACATTCCCATTGACGTATCTCCATTGGTTTCTTTCCATCATTATGTCCACAGTGAGAACACAGTTGACTGGACGGATACCAGGAATCAATCTTGATTACTTTTTTCCCATACCAATCGGCTTTGTATTCGAGCTTTGCCACAAATTGTGACCACGACACATCTGCAATACTCTTTGAAACCCGCTTCGTCTTCATCATTTCTTTAACTTTTAAGGTTTCTATACAGAGCACATCATGGTTCTCGATTAGCTCCTTACTCACCTTGTTTAAGAAATCATTGCGTCGATTTGCGATCTTCTCATGGATTCGTGCGACTTTTAACTTTTGCTTTTGGTAATTCTTGGCTTCACTCAGCGGGACACCCCGTTTCTTTGCCTCCCTTTTACGTTTTGATAACTTACGTTGTTCTCGTTTCAGTGTTTGTGCTTCTTGGTTCGTGAATCGTGGGTTTGGAATCTGTGTTCCATCAGAGAGCACCGCAAAAGCAATCAATCCAAGATCAATCCCAACCTCAGACCCCGTCTTAGGTAGGTGCTCGATTGTTTCTTCGACTAAGAGTGAGACGTGATAGATTCCTGTTGTACTCCTTGATATCGTTGCGGATTTAATATCACCTTTTGGGTGACGATGCATCTTGATTCTTACAAGACTCTTAAGTTTTGGCAGTTTAAGGTATTTATGATCTTTAATGGATATTGTTCCTTTTTGATTGTTTGTGGTATAGGACTGCTCCATTTTTCTTGATTTATACTTTGGCTCACCTACCTTTGGATCTCGATAACAATTCTTAAATGCTCGGTCAAGATTCAATTGTGCATTCGCTAAGGCAAGACTGTCTACTTCCTTCAAATAAGGGTAATCTTCCTTATACTTTGCAGGTGTTGGAATTTTATCGTTTGTTGGAAGTCCGTTTCGATAATCCTCATTCATTTGAAGCCGCTCTTCAAGCATGAGGTTATACGTCTTACGAACACAACCAAACGTTTTTGCGAAAAAGATGATTTGCTCTTGGTTTGGATAAATTCTAAACCTGTAGGCACGTTTCATCGCTTTTCCCCCTGTGTCTCAATATACTGTTTCAACACTTCTAGAGGAGCACCACCAACAGAAATAAAGCAGAAACTCTTTGAGCAAAAAGCATCTTTCCAAAGGGATGCTTTCACTTTTGGAAATTCTTTCTTAATCAAGCGACTGCTTGCACTTTTGTAAGCATTGATAAACTTGCTAAGTGGTGTATTTGGATGGGCTTTGAATAGAATATGAACATGGTCAACATCATGATTCCATTCAATACAGGTGATATTGTAGTTTGGAGCAATGGAAACAAAGATTTCATGAGCCCGTTTCGAAATTGAATCGTTGATGACTTTTCTGCGATATTTTGTGACAAAAACCATATGATATGTCAATAAAAACACAGAATGAGCATTATTGTCTAAAACCTGCATATTATGCACTCCCCTTACATTTCTACTGACTATATTATATCATGATTTAAGGGTTAAAGACAGCCAATTCATCCCCCACTTATAGAAGTCGGAGACTTCTTGGCATTTCTGTTAAATATCGTTTGAGCCTGTATAGAATCCCGGACTCATCCTATATATTATTAACTTATCAAACGTAATGTTGATAAAAAAGAGGAGCAAATAAAAATAATAGCGGTTTTAAGGTGAACTTATAAAAGAATTAAGGGGTTAGGAAATCGATTATCCGGTGATTTTGGTTGATATTTTAGT
This DNA window, taken from Erysipelothrix larvae, encodes the following:
- the tnpA gene encoding IS200/IS605 family transposase, coding for MQVLDNNAHSVFLLTYHMVFVTKYRRKVINDSISKRAHEIFVSIAPNYNITCIEWNHDVDHVHILFKAHPNTPLSKFINAYKSASSRLIKKEFPKVKASLWKDAFCSKSFCFISVGGAPLEVLKQYIETQGEKR
- a CDS encoding ABC transporter ATP-binding protein, which gives rise to MTTVIKTHNLTKNYGDYAAVNNVSLSLEFGDIYGLIGRNGAGKSTLFKLLMGLTQPTNGDIALFGDPSDSGLRVGRHNIGFMNGPSFFSYLNAYDNLNYFRLLKGIQDKTEIDRVLKLVDLAGVKKPFKSYSMGMKQRLGIANALMGSPKVIILDEPVNGLDPQGIADFRKLIQHLNKEIGITFVVSSHILGELGLMATRFGFIEKGKLIEEITAQELHERTRSSLKIVVDNVAKASILLEEEANTTNFRVFDDKTIILNDYVHEPNIINNLMVSNGITLYQISTNEASLEDYFLNLIGGPSDASIH
- a CDS encoding response regulator transcription factor: MNILIVEDDNEINQLLFELLSPHYTITQAYSGTEALRLIESDSFDCVLLDLMLPGLSGAEVIQQARLLTTSPFIIISALSDVSNRVNLLELGADDYITKPFDNREVLARVQVQLRKRSPKEVLPEVIRVNNVTYHEASRTFFCDDAPLTLTLKEQELLVFMMRAPNRVFTKATLYEQIWEDTYYGDDNTLSVHISRLRKTLADHNAKISIDTIWGLGYKLSI
- the tnpB gene encoding IS200/IS605 family element RNA-guided endonuclease TnpB, whose product is MKRAYRFRIYPNQEQIIFFAKTFGCVRKTYNLMLEERLQMNEDYRNGLPTNDKIPTPAKYKEDYPYLKEVDSLALANAQLNLDRAFKNCYRDPKVGEPKYKSRKMEQSYTTNNQKGTISIKDHKYLKLPKLKSLVRIKMHRHPKGDIKSATISRSTTGIYHVSLLVEETIEHLPKTGSEVGIDLGLIAFAVLSDGTQIPNPRFTNQEAQTLKREQRKLSKRKREAKKRGVPLSEAKNYQKQKLKVARIHEKIANRRNDFLNKVSKELIENHDVLCIETLKVKEMMKTKRVSKSIADVSWSQFVAKLEYKADWYGKKVIKIDSWYPSSQLCSHCGHNDGKKPMEIRQWECSNCNITHDRDLNASINILNEGLRLSHQS